In Fibrobacter sp., a genomic segment contains:
- the phoU gene encoding phosphate signaling complex protein PhoU, with protein MLTHREESLQRDITRIRDHVWKMSLQAEKALNGCLKSYLENNRQLAYEVILRDQHIDRKEKEIDQLCLEFLVRQDPVAGLLRFAYSTIRINLEIERIGDYAECIARQVLKLYDDPNFELKDEITELSNLSITMFHDSIRAFMDQDTEIAQKSIETEKTVDVLRSELNSRVVSLLAQQKISPMAVDPLMTIIRKFERVSDQARNICMEVLYMCTGEYTKHPSAEAFRILFVDDHNSCRSQMAEAIALSLNLSRFIFASAGIEPKPVDCSTIDFMLTKGIDLSRVTPKTIHQIPNLDHYQVIVCLTEKANKAFPHYPRKMVFLHWPVIDPSKLQDSREEINKAYEKTYNFIKNHITDLVNAIIDTDSETGRE; from the coding sequence ATGTTGACACACAGAGAGGAATCGTTGCAGAGGGATATCACGCGTATCCGTGATCACGTATGGAAGATGTCACTGCAGGCTGAAAAAGCACTCAATGGCTGTCTGAAATCCTACCTGGAAAACAACCGCCAACTGGCCTACGAAGTAATCCTTCGTGATCAGCATATTGACAGGAAAGAAAAGGAGATCGACCAGCTCTGCCTTGAATTCCTTGTACGTCAAGACCCTGTGGCAGGGTTGTTGCGTTTTGCCTACAGCACAATCAGGATAAATCTTGAAATCGAAAGAATAGGTGATTACGCGGAGTGCATAGCCCGTCAGGTGCTGAAGCTTTATGATGATCCTAATTTCGAGCTCAAAGATGAGATAACTGAGCTTTCCAATCTATCCATAACCATGTTCCATGACTCGATCAGGGCTTTTATGGATCAGGACACTGAGATTGCCCAAAAAAGCATCGAAACCGAAAAAACAGTTGATGTCCTGAGATCGGAGCTTAACAGCCGTGTTGTCAGTCTCCTTGCTCAACAGAAGATTTCCCCTATGGCAGTGGACCCTCTCATGACAATAATCCGTAAATTCGAGAGGGTATCGGATCAGGCTCGTAATATATGCATGGAAGTGCTTTACATGTGCACTGGCGAGTACACAAAACATCCCAGCGCAGAGGCCTTCCGTATCCTTTTTGTTGACGACCACAATTCATGCCGGAGCCAGATGGCTGAAGCTATCGCATTGAGCCTCAATCTCTCCAGGTTCATTTTCGCAAGTGCCGGCATAGAACCAAAACCTGTGGACTGTTCCACTATCGATTTTATGCTGACCAAGGGAATAGATCTGTCACGTGTCACTCCTAAAACAATTCATCAGATCCCAAATCTTGACCACTATCAGGTGATTGTCTGTTTAACGGAGAAAGCGAACAAAGCCTTCCCTCATTACCCCAGGAAAATGGTTTTTCTCCATTGGCCTGTTATAGACCCATCGAAGCTGCAGGACTCCCGGGAGGAAATAAATAAGGCTTATGAAAAGACTTACAATTTTATAAAGAACCATATAACCGACCTGGTTAATGCTATTATAGATACCGATTCAGAAACAGGAAGAGAATAA
- a CDS encoding phosphate ABC transporter substrate-binding protein, with amino-acid sequence MPVFSRNRASLFVRLTAVALLALIAGCGKKNDTDSSGTKSAVVQVKGSDTMVNLAQAWAEEYKNIKPSVEIEVSGGGSGVGIAALIKGAISIATASRNMKKSEIELAEKNTGKTPREYVVGYDALAIYVHKDNPLEEITVEQLAQIYGEDGTIKKWSQLGIKIPGAKRDKILRISRQSSSGTYEFFREYVLSNKDFELGSLDMNGSKEVAELVGNVKTAIGYSGMGYATSHVKMLKIKSSSGISYLPTIEDTQTRNYPLARSLLIYTLGEPDDEIKHYIEWIMSEAGQKIVADNGYVPLPSAKTDLQT; translated from the coding sequence GTGCCAGTTTTCAGCAGAAATCGTGCTTCCCTTTTTGTCAGGCTTACGGCTGTTGCTTTATTAGCATTGATAGCAGGCTGCGGGAAAAAAAACGACACTGACTCCTCCGGAACAAAATCAGCCGTGGTTCAGGTAAAAGGCTCAGATACAATGGTCAACCTGGCACAGGCCTGGGCTGAGGAATACAAAAACATCAAACCATCTGTAGAAATCGAGGTTTCCGGAGGCGGCTCCGGAGTGGGCATTGCAGCCCTGATAAAAGGGGCAATTTCCATAGCCACTGCCAGCAGAAACATGAAGAAAAGTGAGATAGAGCTGGCAGAAAAGAATACCGGAAAGACACCCAGGGAGTACGTTGTCGGGTATGATGCTCTTGCGATTTACGTTCACAAGGATAATCCGCTGGAGGAGATAACTGTCGAGCAGCTTGCGCAGATCTATGGGGAAGACGGCACTATAAAGAAATGGTCTCAACTGGGGATCAAAATTCCGGGAGCCAAAAGAGATAAAATCCTCCGTATCAGCCGTCAATCCAGTTCCGGAACTTACGAATTTTTCCGTGAGTATGTCCTCAGCAACAAGGATTTTGAACTCGGTTCTCTCGATATGAACGGTTCAAAAGAGGTTGCCGAGCTGGTAGGAAATGTAAAAACAGCCATAGGGTACAGCGGCATGGGTTATGCTACTTCCCATGTCAAAATGCTCAAGATTAAAAGCAGTTCGGGAATCTCTTACTTGCCGACTATTGAAGACACCCAGACCAGAAATTATCCGCTGGCACGCTCGCTACTGATCTATACACTTGGAGAACCCGATGATGAAATAAAGCATTATATCGAGTGGATAATGTCGGAAGCCGGCCAGAAAATCGTGGCAGATAACGGATATGTCCCGTTACCATCAGCAAAAACAGATTTACAAACCTGA